DNA from Corallococcus soli:
TCGGTGGAAATCGAAGACCCGTGGATGTTCCGGGCTGGCAAGCCCGTTCAGCTGAACGGTCGCCTCCGGGTCCCCATTGATGAACCTGGAAGACCCTTGGATTTTTCGGGGGCTGGCGTCGGGGCCGCGCCCATCGTCCACGTCAAGGTCGCCACGGTCTTCGCGCGACTGGCACCCGACGACATCCAGCTTCTCGCGGTGGATGTGGAAGGACAACCCGAACAGTTCAGCCTGTTGGTGACGACCCGCATGATCCGCTGCATTGATGACAAGGCATCACGGGAAGTCCGGTACTGGGAGCCCAGGCACGAGCAACCGGAAAAGGTCGGCAAGTACATGTCGGTCGCAGGCATGCGCATCGACCCATCGAAGGTGGGCAACGCCCAGGTCTTCCGGCCCTGGGGATGGTCCATCGCCCTCATTGTCTCCGAGGACCTCAAGACCGCGCTGGAGCGCACCGGCGCCACCGGCATGCACTTCACGGAGGTGTAATGCTCGCACACCCAACCCCTACGCAGGAGTTGAAGCGCCCGAGGAGCGTGCCCCGGAAGTCTTGTTACCGTGACGCCCGCGGCGGACGTGACTGCGAGGCGAGCATGACGCGGATGGGGTGGGCGCTGCTGCTGGGACTGCTCGTGTCGGGCTGCGCGGCGACGCGGGTGGTGCGCCTGCAGACGGACGACGGTGCACGGGTCGTCGTCACGCCTCGCGAGGAGGCGGGCGCCTCCCTCTCCGAGGCCCGG
Protein-coding regions in this window:
- a CDS encoding imm11 family protein, which translates into the protein MTRRYFELSEDVYVPHRWYLGDPVDEHSVEIEDPWMFRAGKPVQLNGRLRVPIDEPGRPLDFSGAGVGAAPIVHVKVATVFARLAPDDIQLLAVDVEGQPEQFSLLVTTRMIRCIDDKASREVRYWEPRHEQPEKVGKYMSVAGMRIDPSKVGNAQVFRPWGWSIALIVSEDLKTALERTGATGMHFTEV